Genomic window (Chthoniobacterales bacterium):
CCCGCTTGACTCTGGGTAAGGCGAGGCTTGGTGCCATGGTCTTAGGAGGCGCCTGCGGCTGCGGCGGTCTTCTTCGGCGTCTTGGGCTTTCGCTCTTCGAATTCGAACCCGACTTTGCCGGATTTCTTGTCGAGGACGAGGAAGGCGTTGAAGGGGCGGCCTTTTTTGGAGATGAACTTTGTGAGAAGGGCTGTTTTACCTTCTGCGCAGATTTTGCGAACGTCGTCAGCACTGATTTCTCTCTGGAGGATCGTTTTGCCCATGCGGAATGCGCACTTTTTCTCGGGGGCCAACGCGTGTTCACAAGCGAAGGCGTTGCCGGCGTCATAGATGGCGCCGTTTTCGCACACGGGACATTTCTCCACCACCATGGTGGCTGCGTCTTTATTGAATGGCTCGTTGTTGCGGACCCCGCCGTCGCCGAAGTCGAAAGTTGTTTTCCATCCGGTGGCCTCCGAGAGAGCGAGCTTGGCCTCGAACGGTCGCCCCATCTTGCTCTTGAATCCCTTGATCGGCCCGACGCTGCCGGTGTCCAGCAGCGCACGAACTTCCTCGGGTTCGAGTTCGCGTCCACTCACGGTCTTCCAGACCACGAGCCCGCAGCCGGCTTTGCAGTCATAGGCTTTGAATGATTCTTTGAATCCGGCGGCACTCCCGCATTTCGGACATTTGGCATCCAAATCATGGAAATTGCCGCGCATGGTCTCGCTGTTCACTTGTCCCGAGGCTTCTTTGATTTTTTTGATCACGCGATCCACGAGGCCGCGGATTTCCTCCATGAACGCGTCGCGTTTGAGCTGTCCTGCCTCGATCTGCTTGAGCTTGTATTCCCATTCGCCGGTCATTTCCGGAGAGCTGAGCGTGCCGATCTGCAGTTCGCGCAGGGCGGTGATGAGCTTGATCCCTTTGGCCGTGGCGGCGAGGTCGCGGCCTTCGCGCCGCACGTATTCCTGCGTGAGGAGGCCCTCGATGATGGCGGCGCGCGTGGCGGGGGTGCCCAGGCCGCGTTGGCTCATGGCTTCGCGCAGTTCCTCGTCCTCGACAAGTTTGCCGGCGCCTTCCATGGCGGAGAGAAGTGTCGCCTCGGTGAACCGCGGGGCCGGTTTGGTCTGCAGTTCCTTGACCTCGATGGACTTTGTCTCGGCGGTTTCGCCCTGTTTGACCGGCACAAGAGATTCTTCGTCCGCGCCCGCGGCGGACTTCCCGTAAACCTCGCGCCAGCCCGGTTCGATGAGCACCTTGCCGTCGGTCTTGAATTTCTCGCCCTCCACCGTGGTGATGCGTTTGGTGACCTCGTATTTTGCGGGAGGGAAAAAGACCGCGATGAAGCGCCGCGCCACGAGGTCGTAGAGGCGCATCTCGTATTCGTCGAGTTTCTCAGGGCTGGCGCCGGTGGGAATGATTGCGTGGTGGTCGCTGACTTTGGCGTTGTTGAAAACGCGCGGCGTGGCTGTCACCCATCCCTTGTCCAAAGCTTTGCGTGCGTGGGGCCCGAGCGAAGGATCGTCCATACCGGAGAGGACTTTCTTCACCGCCGGCAGGTTGTCCTGGGGTAGATAGCGCGAGTCGGTGCGGGGGTAGGTGAGGACTTTGTGCTTCTCGTAAAGGGCTTGGGCGATTTGCAGGGTGCGCTTGGCGCTGAATCCGAAACGTCCGTTGGCCTCGCGCTGGAGCGTGGTGAGATCGTAGAGAAGCGGCGAGGACTCGCTTTTCGGTGTCTTGGTCTCCTCGACGGTGCCGGTTTTTCCTTCGCACTTGGCCTTGATCTCGTCCGCTTTGGCCCGACCCCAGATGCGCTCGGCTTTGGCGTCTTCATCCGATGACTTTTTGAATTTCTCGTCGAACCATTTGCCGATGTATGCCCCGGCGGCCACGCCGAACTCACCGTGCAGTTCGAAGTAAGGACGGGGCTGGAAATTGCGGATTTTTTCCTCGCGTTCGACAAGGATTGCTAAGGTGGGTGTCTGAACACGGCCCACGGGCGTCACTTGGAAACCGCCGAGCAATTCCTTGTAGAAGGCGGTCATGGCCCGCGAGCCATTGATGCCGACCAACCAATCGCTTTCCGAGCGGCAGGTAGCGGCCTCGCTCAGCGGGATCATTTCCTCGTCGCTGCGCAGATGTGCGAAGCCTTCGCGGATGGCGTCAGCCGTCATGGACTGCAGCCAAAGCCGCTTGATGGGTTTGGTGTTTTTGAAGTGCTGGACGACGTAGCGGAAGATCAGTTCACCCTCGCGTCCGGCGTCGCAAGCGTTGATCACTTCACCGACGTCTTTGCGGGCCAAAAGTTTTTTCAGGATGCGCAACTGCTCCTGCGCTTTTTCGCGCGGCACGAGGTCGAAGCGGTTGGGAAGGACCGGGAGATTCTCGAGGCTCCACTTTCCGCGCACGACTTTGAATTCATCGGGTTCCTGGATCTCGAGCAGATGTCCCACCGTGTGGGAAATCACCATGGAGTCGCCCTCGTAATAACCCTTCTCCTTTTTGAACTTTCCAAGGGCGCGGGCAAGGTCTCCGGCCACGCTGGGCTTTTCGGCGATGACGAGTGTTTTGGACATTGTTAAACGAGTTTGACGAAGCGTTTTCCCGGCAATTGCTTGACGAGTCGCCGCATTTCAAGGGCGAGCAACGTGGAAGACACGACGGCCGGTGTCAACCCGCTTGTCGCGATCACGGTATCGAGAGGCGCCTCTTCGGAGCCGATCGCGTCACAGATCTTTTGCTCGTTGGGCGAAAGGCTTTGCGGGGTCGGGGCGTCCGGCAGTTCCGGCTCTTTGGCAAAAAGAATCGGCAGATCATCGAGGATGTCGCCGGCCGCAGTGACAAGTTTTGCGCCCTGCTGGATCAAGCGGTTCGATCCGAGGCAGGACGGTTGGTCGATGCGTCCGGGCACTGCGTAAAGCGTGCGCCCTTGCTCTGCGGCCATGTTCGCGCTGATGAGCGCGCCGCTGTTGGCGCCGGCCTCGACCACAAGAACGCCGAAAGAAAGTCCTGTGACGATGCGGTTGCGGATGGGAAATGTTTGGCGGTCGGGTTTCGTGTCGATGGGGAACTCGGAGAGGACCGCCCCCGACGAGGCGATGCGCTCGGCGAGTTGCGCGTTCTCCGGCGGATAAATGTGCGCCAACCCGGCGCCGATCACGGCGATGGTGCGTCCTTTGGCGGCCAACGCGCCTTGGTGGGCGGCGGTGTCGATGCCGCGCGCCAGACCGCTGACGACCGTTAGTCCTGCATAGGCCATCTGGAATGAAAGCTTTTTGGCGCTTTCCGTGGCATAGTGGCTGGCGCGACGGGACCCGACGACGGCGATGGCGTTGCGGTCGCGATCGTCAAGCGTGCCGAGCATGTAGAGAACGATCGGCGGATCGTGGATTTCGCGCAGCGAGTGCGGATAATTGTCATCCTCCGCCGTGATCACGACCGCGCCCATTGCCTTCGCTTTTCGCAGTTCCGCGGACGGATCGGCGAAACCCTGCCAGCGGGCGATGTTTTCGGCGACGTGTGAGCTGATGCCTTCGACTTGCTCGAGTTGGCCGCGGCGCGCCAGCAGGATTTTTTCCGCCGAGCCGAAAGCACCGAGCAGCCGGCGCATGCGCACCGGGCCCATGGACGGAATCATGTTCAGCGCGACGCAGGCCTCGAGGTGGTTCATGGGGGCGTCATGCTAAACACAGGTGTCAAGG
Coding sequences:
- a CDS encoding DNA topoisomerase III, which codes for MSKTLVIAEKPSVAGDLARALGKFKKEKGYYEGDSMVISHTVGHLLEIQEPDEFKVVRGKWSLENLPVLPNRFDLVPREKAQEQLRILKKLLARKDVGEVINACDAGREGELIFRYVVQHFKNTKPIKRLWLQSMTADAIREGFAHLRSDEEMIPLSEAATCRSESDWLVGINGSRAMTAFYKELLGGFQVTPVGRVQTPTLAILVEREEKIRNFQPRPYFELHGEFGVAAGAYIGKWFDEKFKKSSDEDAKAERIWGRAKADEIKAKCEGKTGTVEETKTPKSESSPLLYDLTTLQREANGRFGFSAKRTLQIAQALYEKHKVLTYPRTDSRYLPQDNLPAVKKVLSGMDDPSLGPHARKALDKGWVTATPRVFNNAKVSDHHAIIPTGASPEKLDEYEMRLYDLVARRFIAVFFPPAKYEVTKRITTVEGEKFKTDGKVLIEPGWREVYGKSAAGADEESLVPVKQGETAETKSIEVKELQTKPAPRFTEATLLSAMEGAGKLVEDEELREAMSQRGLGTPATRAAIIEGLLTQEYVRREGRDLAATAKGIKLITALRELQIGTLSSPEMTGEWEYKLKQIEAGQLKRDAFMEEIRGLVDRVIKKIKEASGQVNSETMRGNFHDLDAKCPKCGSAAGFKESFKAYDCKAGCGLVVWKTVSGRELEPEEVRALLDTGSVGPIKGFKSKMGRPFEAKLALSEATGWKTTFDFGDGGVRNNEPFNKDAATMVVEKCPVCENGAIYDAGNAFACEHALAPEKKCAFRMGKTILQREISADDVRKICAEGKTALLTKFISKKGRPFNAFLVLDKKSGKVGFEFEERKPKTPKKTAAAAGAS
- the dprA gene encoding DNA-protecting protein DprA, which translates into the protein MNHLEACVALNMIPSMGPVRMRRLLGAFGSAEKILLARRGQLEQVEGISSHVAENIARWQGFADPSAELRKAKAMGAVVITAEDDNYPHSLREIHDPPIVLYMLGTLDDRDRNAIAVVGSRRASHYATESAKKLSFQMAYAGLTVVSGLARGIDTAAHQGALAAKGRTIAVIGAGLAHIYPPENAQLAERIASSGAVLSEFPIDTKPDRQTFPIRNRIVTGLSFGVLVVEAGANSGALISANMAAEQGRTLYAVPGRIDQPSCLGSNRLIQQGAKLVTAAGDILDDLPILFAKEPELPDAPTPQSLSPNEQKICDAIGSEEAPLDTVIATSGLTPAVVSSTLLALEMRRLVKQLPGKRFVKLV